Proteins encoded within one genomic window of Bacillus sp. F19:
- a CDS encoding aminotransferase class I/II-fold pyridoxal phosphate-dependent enzyme, translating to MKNKKIFLSPPHMSGREEKYINDAFNSNWIAPLGPNVDMFEKEIASFLGVNKALAVSSGTAAIHLALILLDVKKGDTVFCSSLTFIASANPILYQGAIPVFIDSEPDTWNMSPQALEKAFKKELHEGRRPKAVIVVNLYGQSAKMFEIQKLCEEYDVPIIEDAAESLGSTYNNRMSGTIGKFGIYSFNGNKIITTSGGGMLVSDDEDALIRAKFLAAQARDVAPYYQHTEVGYNYRMSNVLAGIGRAQLEVLEDRVSSRRKIYNKYFRELSNLPGIKFMPELENSMSNRWLTALTIDERLSGLNTTKVIRFLDKENIEARHVWKPLHLQPLFKETRYYPHCSVHNVSEQLFNSGICLPSGSSMSAEDQERIIDLIKLLASGKIMKNEVYN from the coding sequence ATGAAAAACAAAAAAATTTTCTTATCTCCTCCTCATATGTCAGGGAGAGAAGAAAAATACATAAATGATGCTTTCAATTCAAATTGGATAGCTCCACTTGGACCAAATGTTGACATGTTTGAAAAAGAGATAGCTTCATTTTTAGGTGTAAATAAAGCGCTTGCAGTTAGTTCTGGTACGGCTGCAATTCATTTAGCATTAATTCTTTTAGATGTTAAAAAAGGTGATACTGTATTCTGTTCATCACTGACATTCATAGCTTCTGCTAATCCAATTCTCTACCAAGGTGCTATACCTGTTTTTATCGATTCTGAACCTGATACATGGAACATGTCTCCTCAAGCTTTAGAAAAAGCATTTAAAAAAGAATTACATGAGGGCAGACGTCCAAAAGCAGTAATAGTGGTAAATTTATATGGTCAAAGTGCTAAAATGTTTGAAATTCAAAAATTGTGCGAAGAGTATGATGTTCCAATAATTGAGGATGCTGCAGAGTCTCTCGGCTCTACTTATAATAATAGAATGAGTGGGACTATTGGAAAATTTGGTATATATTCTTTTAACGGCAACAAAATTATTACCACTTCAGGAGGAGGAATGCTTGTTTCTGATGATGAGGATGCATTAATTAGAGCAAAATTTTTAGCTGCTCAAGCAAGAGATGTGGCTCCGTATTATCAACATACTGAAGTTGGTTATAACTATCGAATGAGTAACGTTTTAGCCGGAATAGGAAGAGCTCAACTTGAAGTACTAGAAGATCGAGTAAGTAGTAGAAGAAAGATATATAATAAATATTTTCGTGAATTATCAAATCTTCCTGGAATAAAATTCATGCCTGAATTAGAAAATTCAATGTCAAATCGTTGGCTAACAGCTCTAACGATTGATGAGAGATTAAGTGGTTTGAATACAACAAAAGTAATTCGGTTTTTGGATAAAGAAAATATTGAAGCTAGACATGTTTGGAAACCACTTCATTTACAGCCTTTATTTAAAGAAACAAGATATTATCCACACTGTAGTGTGCACAATGTGTCAGAACAGCTGTTTAATAGCGGAATATGTCTTCCTTCTGGCTCTAGCATGTCAGCTGAAGATCAAGAACGTATAATAGATTTAATTAAATTACTAGCTTCAGGAAAAATTATGAAGAATGAGGTATATAATTAA
- a CDS encoding HAD family hydrolase yields MIKAIVFDMDDTLYLEKDYVFSGFNHIDNWLKYEFQVEGFSKIAINLFESGENKLVFNKTLDYLKVTYDDKFIQQMIKLYRSHTPIIKLCEDTKWLFDKLNNKVKLGLISDGYYEAQSKKVAALGLNQIIETIILTDTLGREQWKPSKVPYEVACNELQVAHNECIYIGDNEKKDFITAKKLGWTTVHVEREKGIYFKLDLNEDYSAHYKVTSLRELEDLPILRHLFLKKAERM; encoded by the coding sequence ATGATTAAAGCCATTGTTTTTGATATGGATGATACATTATATCTTGAAAAAGATTATGTATTTAGCGGTTTTAATCACATTGACAATTGGTTAAAATATGAATTTCAAGTGGAGGGTTTTAGCAAAATAGCTATTAATCTGTTTGAATCAGGGGAAAATAAATTAGTTTTTAACAAAACATTAGATTATTTAAAAGTAACGTATGATGATAAATTTATTCAACAAATGATTAAGCTATATAGATCACATACACCTATTATTAAATTATGTGAAGATACCAAATGGTTATTCGATAAATTGAATAATAAAGTAAAACTAGGGTTAATATCTGATGGTTATTATGAAGCTCAAAGTAAGAAAGTGGCAGCTTTAGGCTTAAATCAGATTATTGAAACAATAATCTTAACTGATACTTTAGGTAGAGAGCAATGGAAACCAAGTAAGGTTCCATATGAAGTTGCATGCAATGAATTGCAAGTTGCACATAACGAATGTATTTATATAGGAGATAATGAAAAAAAAGATTTTATAACTGCAAAGAAATTAGGATGGACCACGGTTCATGTCGAGAGGGAAAAAGGGATTTATTTCAAGTTGGATCTAAATGAAGATTATTCAGCTCATTATAAAGTTACAAGTTTAAGAGAATTAGAAGACCTGCCGATATTAAGACATCTCTTTTTAAAAAAAGCTGAAAGGATGTAA
- a CDS encoding ATP-grasp domain-containing protein: MMREKINILFTSSGRRVSLIKSFKKTFIDQNIDGKIITADLQSSAPTKYFSDNHYIVPKVSEPEYISKLMDICIEESINLIIPLIDTELSLLSKNRSLFKEIDVTILVSGLMLNEISNDKNKTYEFFIGHGIKTPKVYNSLELMEHNLLYPLLIKPYNGSGSKGVTIVNSKEELIFFKDYIPNALVQEYIEGKEYTVDVMVDLKGNIKTIVPRMRIETRAGEVSKGITKKNEKIISATKEVIKVLPEPFGCITLQCFEQKNGDITFIEINPRFGGGLPLSIAAGANFPLWTIQLLLGEGFTSMYTDWKENFTMLRFDEAVFTETLEYD; this comes from the coding sequence ATAATGAGAGAGAAAATTAATATATTATTTACAAGTTCAGGTAGAAGAGTCAGTTTGATTAAGAGTTTTAAAAAAACATTTATTGATCAGAATATTGATGGGAAAATTATTACAGCTGATTTGCAATCCTCAGCTCCAACTAAATATTTTTCAGATAATCATTACATAGTTCCAAAAGTGTCTGAGCCTGAGTATATATCGAAATTAATGGATATTTGTATAGAAGAATCAATAAATTTAATTATACCCTTAATAGATACAGAGTTATCTTTATTATCAAAAAATCGAAGTCTCTTTAAAGAAATAGATGTTACTATTTTGGTTTCCGGTTTAATGTTAAATGAAATATCAAATGATAAAAATAAAACATATGAATTTTTTATCGGACATGGTATTAAAACGCCAAAAGTATATAACAGTCTTGAACTCATGGAACATAATTTATTATATCCTTTGTTGATCAAGCCTTATAACGGTAGTGGGAGTAAGGGTGTTACTATAGTAAATTCAAAAGAAGAATTAATCTTTTTTAAGGATTATATCCCAAATGCATTGGTTCAAGAATATATTGAGGGGAAAGAGTATACCGTTGACGTAATGGTTGATTTAAAAGGCAATATTAAAACAATAGTTCCCAGAATGAGGATTGAAACGAGGGCAGGAGAAGTAAGTAAAGGAATTACAAAAAAGAATGAAAAAATTATCAGTGCTACAAAAGAAGTAATAAAAGTACTTCCTGAACCATTTGGATGTATTACATTGCAATGCTTTGAACAAAAAAATGGAGATATTACATTCATTGAAATTAATCCAAGATTTGGAGGAGGACTCCCTTTATCTATTGCAGCTGGTGCGAATTTTCCACTATGGACGATTCAGCTACTATTGGGTGAAGGTTTTACAAGTATGTACACTGATTGGAAAGAAAATTTTACTATGCTTAGATTTGACGAAGCTGTTTTTACTGAGACTTTAGAGTATGATTAA
- a CDS encoding sugar transferase — protein sequence MKRVFDIIVATILLLIFSIFILIIAIFVRIKLGSPILFVQKRPGLKFKPFYLFKFRTMTDQKDENGFLLPDDARLTPFGALLRKYSLDEIPQLINVIKGDISLVGPRPLLMEYLPLYTESQARRHLVRPGVTGWAQINGRNNLSWEEKFNLDIWYVENQSLLLDVKILFITIIKVLKTEGIKHENHATMPVFKGSINNEREN from the coding sequence ATGAAAAGAGTATTTGACATTATTGTAGCAACAATTCTACTATTAATTTTTTCAATATTCATACTAATCATTGCTATTTTTGTAAGAATAAAGTTAGGCTCTCCTATTTTATTTGTACAGAAAAGACCAGGATTGAAATTTAAACCTTTTTATCTTTTTAAATTTCGTACGATGACTGATCAAAAAGATGAAAATGGTTTTTTATTACCTGATGATGCACGATTAACGCCATTTGGTGCACTGCTTAGAAAATATAGTCTAGATGAAATTCCACAGCTTATTAATGTAATAAAGGGAGATATTAGTTTAGTTGGTCCAAGACCATTGTTAATGGAGTATTTACCTTTATATACGGAATCGCAGGCTAGAAGACATTTGGTGAGACCCGGAGTTACTGGATGGGCACAAATTAACGGTCGAAACAATTTATCATGGGAAGAAAAATTCAATTTAGATATTTGGTATGTAGAAAATCAATCATTATTATTGGATGTGAAAATTTTATTTATAACTATTATTAAAGTTTTAAAAACAGAAGGAATAAAACATGAAAATCATGCTACAATGCCAGTGTTTAAGGGGAGTATAAATAATGAGAGAGAAAATTAA
- a CDS encoding sugar translocase produces the protein MRIKNSLQNMFFGMSGQIISSAMGFLVRTIFIYTLGVEYLGIDGLFTSILLMLSIANLGFDTSMIYSLYKPIAEKDIEKIQALMNLYKNAYQLIGLVVLVIGLTLLPFLPFLINGETSINNINLIYLIFLSNSVLSYYFVYKQSLIIADQKNFIISKIHSIFIILSNLIQIIFLLLTGNYILVLIVQVSFRIAENAFISNRANKFYPFLMQKNNARLSIEEKKVFFKNLYSMFLYKISGIVINGTDNIIISTYIGISAVGIYSNYLLILSTISTFLSYIFYSITASVGNLNVEEEKEKKYLIFRVIFFMSFWIYGFSTVCLWNLINPFIKYWLNGNYLFNSFVVFVILLNFYTTGMQNASTIFRDTTGLFVKGKYRPVLAAIINLITSILLVKVIGIAGVFLGTIISRAFTFFWYDPFLIYKIVFKENSLKYFIKYTYYGSLVFSTSFITDSIINLTKSESLILNLVICIIVVNVIFFIFCRKSKEFNYIFNLAKSYKFGTSIDKKNIFINND, from the coding sequence ATGAGAATAAAAAATTCATTACAAAATATGTTTTTTGGCATGTCTGGACAAATTATTAGTTCAGCTATGGGATTTCTGGTTCGAACCATTTTTATATATACTTTAGGTGTTGAATACTTGGGAATAGACGGATTGTTTACAAGCATATTATTAATGCTTTCAATTGCTAATTTAGGATTCGACACCTCCATGATTTATAGCTTATATAAACCAATTGCAGAAAAAGATATCGAAAAGATTCAGGCATTGATGAATTTATATAAAAATGCATATCAACTAATTGGCCTAGTTGTATTAGTAATAGGATTGACATTACTTCCTTTTTTACCTTTTTTAATAAATGGTGAGACATCAATTAATAATATCAATCTTATATACTTGATATTTTTATCAAATTCCGTTTTGTCCTATTATTTTGTTTATAAACAATCCTTAATAATTGCTGATCAAAAAAACTTTATTATTTCCAAAATACACAGTATTTTTATAATCCTTTCAAACTTAATACAAATAATATTTCTATTGCTTACTGGGAATTATATCTTAGTCCTAATTGTTCAAGTATCATTTAGAATCGCAGAAAATGCTTTTATTTCCAATAGAGCTAATAAATTCTATCCTTTTTTAATGCAGAAAAATAATGCAAGGTTATCTATTGAAGAAAAAAAGGTGTTTTTTAAAAATTTGTATTCCATGTTTTTATATAAAATTAGTGGAATAGTAATTAATGGCACAGATAATATTATTATATCTACTTATATTGGTATATCTGCAGTAGGTATTTATTCCAATTATCTTTTAATTCTCTCAACAATTAGTACTTTCTTAAGTTATATATTTTACTCCATAACTGCCAGTGTAGGGAACTTAAACGTAGAAGAGGAAAAAGAAAAAAAATATCTTATTTTTCGTGTTATTTTTTTTATGAGTTTTTGGATTTATGGTTTCTCAACGGTTTGTCTATGGAACTTAATAAATCCATTTATCAAATATTGGTTAAATGGTAATTATTTATTTAATAGTTTTGTTGTTTTTGTGATTTTATTGAATTTTTATACAACCGGCATGCAAAATGCATCAACGATTTTTAGAGACACTACCGGATTATTTGTGAAAGGTAAATATAGACCAGTTTTAGCAGCGATTATCAATTTGATAACCTCCATTCTACTTGTCAAGGTTATTGGTATAGCTGGCGTATTTTTAGGCACGATTATTAGTCGAGCATTTACATTTTTTTGGTACGACCCATTCTTAATATATAAAATCGTTTTTAAAGAAAATTCATTAAAGTATTTCATCAAATACACCTATTATGGATCACTAGTCTTTAGTACATCTTTTATCACAGATAGTATAATTAATCTTACAAAAAGCGAGTCACTAATACTGAATTTGGTAATATGTATTATCGTTGTAAATGTGATTTTCTTTATATTCTGTAGAAAATCGAAAGAATTCAATTACATATTTAATTTGGCCAAGTCTTATAAATTTGGTACCTCAATCGATAAAAAGAATATATTTATAAATAATGATTAG
- a CDS encoding peptidase, whose protein sequence is MDVISLDNIIVENNRVDFHFNVTGKLKKYFKSNHLFFEYNYDLSDVPFSILTITFVANVMPLVWITDTTLEINELDKNFKESINNIRNAYQEMFPRVIFKGEIKINNIIENSYQPVHEVACLFSGGLDALTTFIRKKAKKPLLITEYGWHEKTIKNSDVWNADKINAINFAKGYGLNNILIQSNYGTILNAQEIDYDFQKRLGDSWWHGLHHGLAIITAAIPIAHKLKIKCINIASSNSPIYKVPCASDPTVDNLIKYSSGEVFHDAYELNRQEKVKVVVDYYSKTNAPVNIRVCFKREENCCKCEKCLRTMLGIVAEGEDPNNFGFYFDGTLSDHVKHHLNNEVKFFTDIFIYIYWTIIQQRMKENEKNIVYKDLLDWFLDYNFNSQRKKELLKYRIINFFPIIIRKITYKFDRLIIQKS, encoded by the coding sequence ATGGATGTTATTTCTCTTGATAATATAATTGTGGAAAATAATAGAGTGGATTTTCACTTTAATGTAACAGGTAAATTGAAAAAGTATTTTAAATCAAATCACTTGTTTTTTGAATATAACTACGACCTATCTGATGTGCCATTTAGCATACTAACTATTACATTTGTTGCCAATGTGATGCCATTAGTTTGGATTACGGATACAACTTTAGAAATAAACGAACTAGATAAAAATTTTAAAGAAAGTATAAATAATATCAGAAATGCATATCAGGAAATGTTTCCAAGAGTTATTTTTAAAGGCGAAATAAAAATTAATAACATTATTGAAAATTCTTATCAACCTGTACATGAAGTTGCATGCTTATTTAGTGGCGGTTTAGATGCACTTACTACATTCATTAGAAAAAAAGCAAAAAAACCACTATTAATAACAGAATATGGATGGCATGAAAAGACTATTAAAAATAGTGATGTTTGGAATGCTGATAAAATAAATGCAATTAATTTTGCGAAAGGTTATGGATTAAATAATATTCTAATTCAATCTAATTATGGAACAATTCTTAATGCTCAAGAAATAGACTACGATTTTCAAAAAAGACTAGGTGATTCCTGGTGGCATGGATTACATCATGGGTTAGCTATAATCACAGCTGCTATCCCCATTGCTCATAAGTTAAAAATAAAATGTATAAATATAGCGAGTTCTAATTCTCCAATTTATAAAGTACCATGTGCATCAGATCCTACAGTTGATAATCTTATCAAATATTCTTCAGGCGAAGTATTCCATGACGCATACGAACTTAATAGACAAGAAAAAGTAAAGGTCGTAGTGGACTATTATTCAAAAACAAATGCCCCAGTTAATATCAGAGTTTGCTTTAAGCGAGAAGAGAATTGCTGTAAGTGTGAAAAATGTTTAAGGACAATGTTGGGTATCGTAGCCGAAGGTGAGGATCCAAATAATTTTGGTTTTTATTTTGATGGAACTCTTTCAGATCATGTTAAACATCATTTGAATAATGAAGTCAAATTTTTTACAGATATATTTATTTATATCTATTGGACAATAATCCAACAAAGAATGAAGGAAAACGAGAAGAATATAGTATATAAAGATCTGCTAGATTGGTTTTTAGACTATAATTTCAATTCTCAACGAAAAAAAGAACTATTAAAGTACAGAATTATTAATTTTTTTCCTATAATTATCAGGAAAATAACTTATAAATTTGATAGATTAATCATTCAAAAGTCATAA